TTTCATATTCTTCTTTACTTAAAAATCCTTCTTTTTCTAAGATATCAAAATCTACAAAGTATGGATTTCCTGCAAATGCTGAAAAACATTGATATGGAGAATCTCCATAACTAGTTTGGCCTAAAGGAAGTATTTGCCAATAACTTTGTCCTGACTTCTTTAAAAAGTCTACAAACTCATAAGCTTCCTTTCCAAAAGTACCTATTCCATATTTCCCTGGTAGGGACGAGATATGCATTAATATTCCACTGCTTCTTTTCATATTATCCCCTCTCTAACGCTTCTAAATTTGTAAGTTAAATTTCTTTTATTACAGTTTAACTTTTACTTTTCAATGTTATTATATCATTTAATAATAAAAATAATATAACTTTCTCAAAATTTATTGTTTAATATTTTTAATTTACTACAGGACTGTCTTTTTACTAAATAGGTATTTAATAAAATATGTTTATGACTTTCTTCTTTATTTATCAATTTGATCAATAAATTAATACTAACCTTAGCCATTTCTTCCTTAGGTTGAACAGTAGTTGTTATAGCCGGAACATAAAATTTGCTTACATCCATTCCGTCAAATCCAATGATGGAAATATCTTTTCCTATCTCTAGTCCCATATCACTAGCAGCCTTAGCACAGCCTATAGCCATAACATCTGATATAGCAAAAATTGCTGTTATCTCTTTAAATTTCTTTAAAAGTTCTATAGTAGCATTATAAGCACCTTCACTATTATAATTACCAACAGAAACATAATTTTTATTATATGGAATATTATTATCTCTTAATGCCTCTATATAGCCCTTCATTCTGAGGCCACTAATACCATAATCGTTTACATCACCAATAATTATAGCTATATTTCTATGACCGATACTTATTAAGTAACTAGTAGATATATAGCTAGCCTTATCGTTTTCTATTCCCACAGTAGAGAAATTTATATGACGCCTATCATATGTTGTATTTACAGAAGTCAATACTACTGGAATTTTCACTTTTTCAAATAATTCATCATTTACATCTATAAAGTTTCCTCCAAGACATATTAATCCCTGAAGTTTTTTATCTTTTATAAAAGATATTAAGTTATCAATCTCACTTTTCTTACTATAATCATGATGTTGAAGTATCATTGTATAAGATGATCTCGAAATTTCTTTACTTATAACATCTATCATTTCTGTAAAAAAAGGATTAAAAACTCCTTTTACTAAAACTCCTATACTATTTGTCTCATTCTTCTTTAGATTCCTTGCATTATTATTAGGTACAAATTTTGTTTCCTTAATAACCTCTAATACTTTTTCTCTAGTCTCTTTATTTACATCTGGTTTATTGTTAATTACTCTAGATACAGTGCTAACACCAACTCCAGCAAGATTTGCAATATCCCTTATATTCATCAAATCGCCTCCGATTATATGATGAAAATTTATTTTTAGGCTACCGTATAACTTAATACGATAGCCTAAAAATTATATATAAGCTTTGGTCAATAAATTTTAAAATTTTATCAACCCTTAACAGCTCCTGAAACTAGTCCCTTAGATATATACTTTTGTGAACATAAGAATAATATTACTACTGGAAGTGATGACATAACAGCGGCAGCTGAATATTGTGTCCACTTTCCTGAGAAATTATTCGTAATAAATTGTTGTAATCCAGTTGATATAGTTTTTAATTCAGTATCTTTTAAAATTGATGATGTAAATATAAATTCACTATATGCTGCTATAAATGATAATAAGAAAATAACAATCATCATATTTCTAAGTAATGGGAATATTATTTTCCTAAACATTTGGAATGTAGTTGCACCATCAATATATGCTGCTTCTGAAAGCTCCATAGGGATACCATCTATTGTTCCTTTGATAAGCCATATATAATATGCACTACCTGCACCTACTAATAATATAAGGACTAACATACTATTTGATAAATTTAAATCAAAGACGATTTTTATAATTGCTGGTAATGCCATAGTATTTGGGAACATTTGAAGAATTAATAATGCCATCAATCCTGATTTTCTACCAGTAAACTTTAATCTTGCGAAAGCAAATGCTGCTAACACTGATGTTGTTGTTTGAAGTAAAGCTACTGAAATACAAATAATCATTGAGTTCTTAACCCAGATTAAAAAGTCAGTTTCTTGTAGAACTATTTTATAATTCTCTAATGTTGGATTTTTAGGCCAAATACTTGCTGTGAAAGCTTGTCCTGGACTTAATGAAGCCGCAATTACTGCTAATATTGGAAACATGGTAATTACTATCATTATCCATATAAATAATCTTCCAAACCAAGCAGACCTAATTTGATCTGATCTTAATTTCTTTTTATATTTTAAGTTAGTCTCAGCCATATTAGTTTACCTCCTCAAATTGTCCTGATGCCTTCATTTGAACATATGAAATTGTTGCTAATACTATAAAAACTAATATACTTAATGTGGCACCGATTGCATATTTACCATTAACAGTTGATAACTTATAGTTTGTTGAAGCCAAAATATCTGTATAACCAGCATATGGACTTCCTGCTTTTGGTGGATTACCTTCTGTAATTAAATATGCAGATGAGAAATTATTAAAGTTAAATGCAAAACTAGTTATTAATAATGGATAAGCAGTTTGAGCTAATGATGGTAATGTAATCTTCATAAATTGTGTAAATTTACTTGCTCCATCAATTTCTGCTGCTTCATAATAAGTATCTGGTATAGCTGCAAGTGATCCAAGACATACATTCATCATATATGGGAATCCAAGCCATATACTAACAAGTATTACAGATATTCTTGCCAATAATGGATCTGTTAAGAATTTTATTGGTTCCTCTATAATATGTAATTGTTGTAATAATACATTTATAGTTCCAGAGTTACCATTCAATAACCCTTGCCATGATAATATAGCTACTGTTACTGGTAATGCCCATGGTAAAATTAATATTGCCTTGTATATTCCAGCTTCTTTAATATTCGGATTATTTAATACCATTGCTAATAATAGTCCTACTATAAAACTTCCTGCTGTTATTGCTATAGCGAATACTAAAGTCCATAGAAAAACTGGAATAAATACTTTTGAAAAATCTCCAGTTAATACATCTATATAATTACTAAATCCTACTAAATCAGCACTACCTTGAGTGAACTGATCATAATTTGTAAATGACATATATATTGTATATATCATAGGTAAAACAACAAATATAAAAATAGAAATTAGTGCTGGAAATAAATATACTGCAGCTTTAACTCCATCCTTTTTCTTTTTTACCATACTTACATAACCACCTTTCAGTTAATTATAAAAATTGGGGAGATAACTCCCCGATTTTTTCTTACTATTTTATAGCATTTGCTAAATCTTTTTCTGCATTTTTACCAGCATCTTCAGCACTTTGTTGTCCTTGAAGCATAAGAGTTACATTATTCTTTACAGGATCCCATACGCTTGATATTTCTGGTATATTTGGAGTCATCTTAGCATTTTCAGTTGCTTTAGTAAATTGATTTAACGCATCTTTTTCTAATTCAATTGATTTTAATACTGGTAATCTATTACCTACTTCACAAGACTTATTACATAATTCATCATAATTATCTTTAAAGAATTCAAAAGCTAAATCTTGATTACTAGAATTTTTATTTACAAATCCCATTTGAACTCCTAAGAATGGTGAAACAGTTTTACCATTAAGTGTTGGTATTGGTGCAACTCCAAAGTTTACATTAGCTTCTTCAAAAGCTGAAACATCCCATGGACCACTGATATAGAAAGCTGAATCCCCATTTAAGAATGCTTTTTTTGCACTATCATAGTTAGTTGCTTCATCCATTAATCCATCATCTTTTAAGCTCTTAATAAATTTAAATCCTTCAATATCACTTTCGCTATCGAAACCAATATCACTAGTATCGTATTTACCATCAGCATCTTTTTGGAATATATATCCATCTCCTGATAGTATGAATCCAGCACTATAGAAGAAGTTTGTTAAGTCATATTGGAAACCAAGCTTATCATCTTTAGCTTTCTTTACTAAGTCCTCCATAGTTGCAGGTACTTCTGATACTTTATCCTTATTATAGAATAATGCTACTGTTTCTGATCCAGTTGGTATTCCGTATTGTTTTCCTTCAACAGATACAGCATTAATGATTTCATCTGTTGTAACTTCAGATGTATCAATTGTTCCTTCTGGTACTTCTGCTACTAAGTTAGCTTTAACAAAGTTTCCTAAGTTATCATGTGGAACACCTAAAATGATGTCAGGACCATTTTTACTCTTCATTACTGGCATTAAATCTTGGAATTTTGTACTTTCATTGAATTGAACTTTTACTTTATATCCTTTTTCTTTAGCCCAATCTTGTGCTATTTTATTAAATGCATCATATTCACTCTTTACAGAATTTACATAAATAAGTAATTCTTTTGAATCTCCGTCACTATCCCCTGACTTTTCACAACCAACTAAAGCTGTTGTTGATAATAAAACTCCTGCAACTAATGTTGCTAATAATTTAGTACGTTTTCCCATAATAATTCCTCCTAATTTTTATTAACCCTATAATTTTTAATACATTTTTATATAAACCTTAGAGGTTTAACGCAATTCTATTTGATATCATTATTCATCATAGATTTACATATCAGAAAAGGTATTTTAAATTCTGCTGCCTCATTAAATTTACTAATATCATAATGAGATATCTTCTTAATCTTTTCTATTCGATATAAAAGAGTATTTCTATGTATATATAACTTTTCTGAAGCTTCACTAACACATAAACCACTATTAAAGAAAATTTCAATAGTCCTTATAAGCTCTTCATCAAATTTTGAAAATGCCTCATAAAAATTATAATAAATTTTTTCTTTCTCTTTTTTATCTATACAATCGATTACTTCTTCGAAAAGCAAACTTTTTTCACTATATACCTTAGAAGACAATTGATATTTCTTAGCTAATTCTATTCTACCTTTAGTTACTTTAAATTTATCTCTTAATTCAAAAACTGTCTTTACATTAGCATAACTTAAATAATATTTTTCATCTCCGTTAATATAATTAATTATTTTACTAATTGTTTCATTTATATCATTAGATATACAAACTATAACTATATAATTATCTATTTTATCTATTATTGCATTTTCTTTTTGAAAAATTTCATTAAGTCTTTCTATTATATTGTTATCATATTGATTTAGTTTTAAATTAATGAGATTAAATTCATCTAATACAAAAGGTATTATTTCCTTAATAACCTCTTCAGAAACATCTTGTCCTTTTATTATTTCTGATATAATTTCCTCTTTTGATTTTAGTAGTTCATTTAACTTTACCTCTATACAATATTTTAGAAGATCTAAACATATACTATATTTCGATAGAGTTTCAATGATCAATGTTTTGTCATTAAAGGTTACTACAGTCTCTACTTTTTCTTCATTTTCACTATTAATAGAATCTACCAGAATTTCTCCTTCATAGGTTTTAATTGTAAATGGTATATTTATGTTTTCTAGTAAGTGTTTAAAAGATCCTTTGAAACTGTACATGTTACCCCCTACTTATCCAATTCTTAATTCTGTTTCCTTGTCAAAGAAGTGGAACTTTGTATCATACATTGCAAAATCGGTAACGTTACCAACTTGTAGTGATGTACTACCAGTTACTCTTGATACGATAGTATTACCTCCTAAATTGAAGTGTATGTAACTTTCTGCTCCCATTATCTCAACGTTTTCTATTTCTCCCTTAACTACAGAATTTGGATATGCTTGTAATTGTTCTTTATTATAATTTATATGTTCTGGTCTTATACCCATTGTAACTTCTTTATTAATATATCCCTTATTTCTAAGTGATTCTCCTATTTTATCAGATACAGCTACTTTCTCTTTACCAAACTTAGCATAGCATGTACCATTTTCTTCAACTACAGTAACATCTACAAAATTCATTTGAGGACTTCCTATGAAACTTCCCACAAATTTATTTACTGGATGATCATATAGTTCAGTTGGAGATGCAACTTGTTGTATTATTCCATCCTTCATAACTACTATTTTTGTACCCATTGTCATAGCTTCTACTTGGTCATGAGTAACATATATAAATGTTGTTTGAAGTTTGTGATGTAATTTACTAATTACAGTTCTCATTTGAACTCTTAACTTTGCATCTAAGTTTGATAGAGGCTCGTCCATTAAGAATACTTTAGGTTCTCTTACTATTGATCTTCCTAATGCAACTCTTTGTCTTTGACCTCCTGATAATGCTGATGGTTTTCTATCTAACAAATGCTCAATATCTAGGCTTTTCGCTGCTTCTCTTACCTTCTTATCGATTACATCTTTAGGTTCTTTTTTAAGCTTTAATGCGAACGCCATATTGTCATATACTGACATATGTGGATATAATGCATAGCTTTGGAATACCATTGCTATATCTCTTTCCTTAGGTGCTACATCGTTCATTAATTTATCGCCGATATATAACTCACCTTTAGAGATATCTTCTAATCCAGCAATCATTCTTAATGTTGTAGATTTACCACAACCAGATGGACCTACGAAAATAACAAATTCTTTATCTTCTATTTCAAGATTAAAGTCTTTTACTGCAACTACATCTCCTGGATATATCTTGTATATATTCTTCAATGATAAATTTGCCATTTGTCCTCCTCCTTATATTATAACTTGTTTTCCTTACACTTTCATTATAAAACTCATAAACGTTTTCATCTATTGGTATTTTGCACAATATTGGCAGGTTATTTTTGTATTTACCTACAATTTTTAAAGTTTTTATCCACTTTTTCAATTTATTTATTTCAATTTTTTACATTGAAAACCTTTGTATTATACAATTTAAGTCATTTTTATAATATTTTCTTAATATGATAATCCTATTATCGTTTACATAAAAATATATGAGATATAACATATTTTATTAGAAATAATAATACTTTTTTATATACTTAAACTAAAAATGTGGAATTGTAATTTCCTTTCTTTCTGAAAACTTTATTTATACACATTGCAAAATTAACATAAGGACTTCTTTATCACTACAATTTTTCTTTTTAAATATAAATAGTGTTGTGAAATATTCTTCCACAACACTATTTATATTACTTATCTTCTTTTTCTATTACTTTAATTCCTAATTCTTTTAATTGTTTTTCATCTACCATACCTGGTGCCTCTGTCATAGGACATGCAGCGTTTTGATTTTTAGGGAATGTTATAACATCTTTTATGTTATCTGTTCCACCTAAGAACATAATCATTCTATCTAAACCAAAAGCTAATCCTCCATGTGGTGGTGGTCCAAACTTAAATGCTTGTAATAAGAAACCGAACTTTTCTTCTGCTTCTTCATCACTAAAGCCTATTGTATTAAATAACTTTTCTTGTAGCTTTGAATCATGAATTCTTATAGATCCTCCACCAAGCTCTTCACCATTAAGAACCATATCGTAAGCTTTCGCTCTTACTTTTAATGGATCAGTAGTTAAAAGTTCTAAATCTTCATCCATTGGCATTGTGAATGGATGATGTTCTGCTACATATCTCTTTTCTTCTTCATCATAAGATAATAGTGGGAATTCTGTAACCCATAAGAATTTGAATTCATCTTTATTCTTAATTAAGTCAAATTCCTTAGCAATATGAAGTCTAAGTGCACCTAATGATTCAACAGCATTTTTATATGCATCTGAAACAATAAGAACAAGATCTCCATCTTTAGCTCCCATAGCTTCTTTTATTTCATTTGCTTTTTCCTCACTTAAGAATTTAGCTATAGATGACTTAACCCCATCTTCTTTATATGCAATCCAAATAAGACCTTTTGCTTTATGATCCTTGGCAAAATCAACCAACTTATCAATTTGCTTTCTTCCAAGAGCTGCTCCACCTTCAAAGTTAATAGCTTTTACAAAACCACCTTCTTCTATATTGCTCTTAAATACAACAAAATCCATATCTGAAACTATATTTGTGATATCATTTATCTCCATACCAAATCTTATATCTGGCTTATCACTTCCGTACTTATCCATTGCTTCTTTATAAGGCATTCTCATAAATGGTGTCTTAACATCAACATTTAATACTTCCTTAAACACTTTTGATATTAATCCTTCATTTAAAGTCATAACATCATCCATATCTACAAAAGATAACTCCATATCTACTTGAGTAAATTCTGGTTGTCTATTTGCTCTTAAATCCTCATCTCTGAAACATTTAGCAATTTGATAATATCTATCAAAGCCAGATACCATTAATAATTGCTTAAATAATTGTGGTGATTGTGGTAATGCATAAAACTGTCCATTATAATTTCTACTTGGAACAAGATAATCTCTAGCTCCTTCTGGAGTAGATTTTGTTAATATTGGTGTTTCCATTTCTAAGAACCCATGGTCACTAAGATAATTTCTAATGATTGAAGTAGTTTTATGTCTTATCACAAATAACTTTTGCATATCTGGTCTTCTAAGATCTAGATATCTATATTTTAATCTTATATTTTCTGCCGCATCTAAATCTTCTTTTATATAAATAGGAGGTGTTTCACTTTCAGAGAAAATAACAACTTCTTCCCCCTTAAGTTCTACTTGCCCTGTAACCATTGAATTGTTTGGTGACTCTCTTCTAACAACTTCTCCTGTTATAGCAACACAATACTCACTTTTTAATGTATCTGCTATAGCAAAAGCTTCCTTATTTATTTCTTCACCAAAAACAGCTTGAAGTATTCCTTTGATATCTCTTAAATCAATAAATACTAATGAACCTAGATTTCTTTTTCTTTGAACCCAGCCCATTACTGTTATTCTTTTTCCAATATACTCTTCTGTTACTTCCCCGCACATTACGGTTCTTTTTAACCCATTAATACTCACTGCCATTATAATATCTCCTCTGCTATAAACTTTCCTTTATTAACTTTGCAATTGCTTCTATATCATCTAAAGATATATTAGTTATTTCACCATCACTCATTCTCTTGAAATTAGCTTTTCTTTCCTCTATTTCAGTACTACCTAGAATTACTGTGAAAGCAGCCTTTATCTTATTAGCATATTTCATTTGAGGCTTTAAATTTCTACCTGTAACATCAATTTCACAAGCAATACCCTCTCCTCTTAATTTGTTAGCTAATTTTAAAGCTTCCTTTTTACTTTCTAAATCCATAGATCCTACATATAAATGAATGTGAACAGGCTCAGGAATTTCTATTCCTTCTTCTGATAAAGTAAGAAGTAATCTTTCTATACCCATACCAAACCCTACTGCTGGCATAGTCGGTCCTCCTACTTCTCCTATTAGTCTATCATATCTTCCCCCACCACAAACAGTTATATCTTTATTAATTATTTCAAAAACTGTTTTTGTATAATAATCTAATCCTCTAACTATAAATGGATTTACTGTATATTCCATTCCTAGAGCTTCTAAATATCCTTTTAGTTCTTCAAAATGCTCTTTACATTCATCACAAACATGATCAATTATAAGTGGTGCATTTTTAGTAATCTCTTTACACTTATCAACTTTACAATCTAAGATTCTAAGAGGATTCTTTTCAAGTCTTGTTAAACAAGTACCACATAAATCATCTTTAGAAGAATTTAAATATTCTATAAGTGCTTTATTATATTTTGGTCTACATTTTTCGCAACCTATGTTGTTTATATTAAGCTTTAATCCCTTAATGCCTAGATTTTTAAATACTGACATTGCAAGAGAAATTATTTCAGCATCCTGAGCTGCATCTTTTGCTCCAAAAACTTCTACACCAAATTGATGATGTTGTCTAAGTCTACCTTTTTGTACATTTTCGTATCTAAACACTGGTGTAAAATAGTACATCTTAGTTGGCTGTGCTTCATTAAATAAAGAACTTTCTATAAACGCTCTTACTGCTGGTGATGTACCTTCAGGTTTTAACGTTACACTTCTTCCACCTTTGTCTTCAAAAGTATACATTTCTTTTTGAACTACATCTGTTGTTTCACCAACACCTCTTAAAAATAACTCTGTAGATTCAAAAATTGGAGTTCTTATCTCTCTACAACCATAAGTATGGGCAATTTTTCTTAAGTTCTCCTCTAAATATTGCCACTTATAAGATTCTGTAGGTAATAAATCTTTAGTACCCTTAGGTGCTTGTATTGCCATAAATTTTCCTCCTATCACCATCGCTCATTTAAAAACTTTTCTTTTCTTAAAATAAGCTCATCTATTCTATTTACATATTCTCTAACATCTTTAAGATTAGGAAATCTCTCTAATCTATTTTCATCATTAAATATTATTTTTGATACAGCATCACTACCTATAGCAATGATATTTTGTTTTTCCTCAATCATTTCTATATTGTATATGCCCTCATGTCCTTCTATTGAAAATCCTACATTCTCCATATTTCCAACCATATTTTTTTGTCTATACATATAATATGGTTTCATATTTAGCTTTGTTGCTAATTCATTTATCTTTTTATAACTATATAAAACTTCTTCCAAATTAGGTTCCGCTGATAACTTACCTTGAAGAATAAGTCTCTCCAAATTGGATCCTTTCTTAATTGAAAGGCCATGAACTGTTATACCTTCTGGCTTAAGATCTTCTATTGCTTTTACTGTATTATCTATATGACTGCAACCTTCACCAGGAAGCCCAACAATTAAGTCCATATTTATATTATTAAAACCTAGCTCTCTAGCTAAATTAAACTTATCTACAACATCCTTGGCAGTATGCCCTCTGCCTATAGCTTTTAATGTATCATCATTCATAGTCTGAGGATTTATTGATATTCTTGATACATTAAACTTCTTCATAGTTTCTAGTTTTCCTCTAGTTATAGAGTCCGGCCTTCCACATTCTACAGTAAACTCTTTTATAGAATAATCCTTTATAAAACTATTGTATATATTATTCATCACTAGTTCAAATTCTTTTTCATCAACAGATGTTGGAGTACCTCCACCAAAGTACACTGTCTCTATATTAAGAGATTTTTTCTTAACATATTCTCTTACAAAATCTATCTCCTTCATTAATGCCTCTAAATAAGGAGATACAAGTTTCTTATTACTTCCTATAGGATTTGACGTAAAAGAACAGTATAAACATTTAGTTGGACAAAATGCCATACCTACATATATTGAAATTGTATTCTTATCTTTATTAACAAATTTGATTTCTTTATTTACTACATCTAAGCAAAGTCTAGTTTTATCTTCTCTAGTAAAATGATATTTTTTCATATAGTCTACTATTTCTTCATCGGAAAGACCTTGTTCTTTTAAAATTATAACCTTTTTCGTTGGTCTAATACCTACAATTGTTCCCCATGGTATTTCTACTCCTGTAATCTCTGAAAAGAACTTAAAAATACCATTTCTTATATTAGTTTTAACAGGTAAATCTTCTAAAAAGTTATAGACAAAATTCTTCCCCTCTCCTACTATTTCTATGGAGAAGGGATTAACCTTTATATAAAAATTTTCATTACTATCTACTACTTCTACTTCGTTATATCCATAAAATATAGCTACTGTATGATAAATCTCATACCTATATGTCTCATCTGATAATTTTATTTTCATTTTACACTCCTAATAATTATAACTATAATGGATTTTTTCCTTTTCAATTGTAGTACTTGGGCCATGACCTGGATATACTAAAGTTTTTCCATCTAATTTTAATAATTTTTCTGTTATAGATTTCATAAGCACTCTTCCATCGCCACCTGGCAAATCAAATCTTCCATATGAGCCTTTAAAAATTGTATCACCACTAAACAGTACATTATCTATTAAGTAGCACACACTTCCATCAGAATGTCCTGGTGTTTCTATAACTCTAAATTTTAAACTATCAAATACTAATTCATCATTTTCCTTTACATGTACTACATTATCTCCCATCGGTGCTTCGCCGAAGATGAAATCTCTATTTTCCATTCTTTTATTATCAATAGAACTTATATATACATCAACTTCTGGAAATAAGCTTATTAAATAATTAACACTAGCACTATGATCTACATGTCCATGAGTAAGCAAAATCCCTTTTAATTTTACATTTGTATCTTTCAAAAGTTTATTAACTCCCTCAGCAGATTCTCCTGGATCTATAATAATTCCATTTAATGATTCACTATCATAAACAACATAGCAATTAGTCTGATATGCCCCTAAAGCGCTAAATTTAATTTCCATTAATCCTCACTCCTAAAAATCTTTCTTCGATTCTAGAATAAGTGTGACAGGACCATCATTCTCTATAGAAACTTTCATATCTGCCCCGAATATCCCTGCCTCAACCTTAATACCCTCTTTTTTTATTTCTTCTAAAAATTTATTATATAATATTTCTGCTTCATTACCACCAAGAGCTGCCATAAAATTAGGTCTTCTTCCTTTTCTACAATCTCCATATAAAGTGAATTGAGAAATAATTAATAATTCTCCACCTACATCTTTTAAAGATAAATTCATTTTATCATTTTCATCTTGAAAAACTCTTAAGTTAATAATTTTATCTTTTATATATTTTATATCTTCTTCTCCATCATCTTTACTAATGCCTAAAAGTACATTAAATCCTCTTTCAATGGATCCAACCACTTCACCATTTACCGTGACTTTTGAAGAAGTAACCCTTTGTACTACTGCTCTCATATTATCACCTTAATTATTAGTTCTAAATACTTTATATATTCCTCTAATATTCTTTATCTTTTTGATAAGATCATTTAATGTTTTAACATCTGCTACTCTTATCTTTAAATTAATCTGAGCTTCATCTTCCTTAGAAGTTTTTGCATTAATACCTTCTACAGAAGTTTTGGTCTCTGATATTACTTTCATAACATCATTCAATAAACCAAATCTATCGTCTCCCCTTATATCTATTTCTGCAACAAATTCTTCAGAAATAGTTCCACTCCACTCTACTTCTACAACTCTGGATGGATCAGTATTAATAAGAGAAAATAGATTTCTGCAATCTTTTCTATGAACTGATACCCCTCTACCCTTTGTTATATATCCCAGAACTTCATCACCCGGTACAGGATTGCAACATTTTGCATACCTTACATAAATATCAGTTTCTCCTTTAACCACAATTCCATAGCTAGAAGATTTTTTAGTCTTATTCTTATTTTTTGTTATAGATTCTTTTACTTCATCTACTGTAAGATTAGTTTCCGGTTTTCTAACTTCTATAAGCTTCGTTATTACATTTGCTGCAATTATATTTCCAATTCCAACTGCTACTTCTAAGTCTTCTATATTGTTAAAATTATATTTTCTAAATAATTTTTCTAATATATCACTTTTAGCAACTTCACCAAAATTATGGCCTTGTCTTTTCGCTTCTCTTTCTAAAAGTTCTTTACCTTTTAATATATTTTCTTCTCTTTTTTGTTTCTTAAACCAAGCCCTTATCTTAGTTTTTGCTTGATTTGACTTTACAGTACTAAGCCAATCAATGTTAGGGCCTTTCTCTATAGACGATGTTAATATTTCTACTATTTCCCCAGTCTTAAGTTCATAATCTAAAGAAACAATTCTTCCATTAACCTTAGCCCCTATACACCTATTACCTACATCAGTATGTATTCTATAAGCTAAATCAATTGGAGTAGCTCCATGTGGAAGATTTATAACCTTTCCTCTAGGTGTAAATACAAACACTTCATCAGAAAATAAATCTATTTTAAAATTCTCCATAAACTCTTTTGGATTTTCTTCTTCTCTTTGCCACTCAATAACTTCCCTTATCCATGCAAGTTTTGATTGAAGATCTGATTCTTTAATATTAGTAGTACCTTCTTTATATTGCCAATGAGCTGCAATACCATATTCAGCAGTTTTATGCATTTCAAATGTTCTTATTTGTAT
Above is a genomic segment from Clostridium bornimense containing:
- a CDS encoding coproporphyrinogen III oxidase — encoded protein: MKIKLSDETYRYEIYHTVAIFYGYNEVEVVDSNENFYIKVNPFSIEIVGEGKNFVYNFLEDLPVKTNIRNGIFKFFSEITGVEIPWGTIVGIRPTKKVIILKEQGLSDEEIVDYMKKYHFTREDKTRLCLDVVNKEIKFVNKDKNTISIYVGMAFCPTKCLYCSFTSNPIGSNKKLVSPYLEALMKEIDFVREYVKKKSLNIETVYFGGGTPTSVDEKEFELVMNNIYNSFIKDYSIKEFTVECGRPDSITRGKLETMKKFNVSRISINPQTMNDDTLKAIGRGHTAKDVVDKFNLARELGFNNINMDLIVGLPGEGCSHIDNTVKAIEDLKPEGITVHGLSIKKGSNLERLILQGKLSAEPNLEEVLYSYKKINELATKLNMKPYYMYRQKNMVGNMENVGFSIEGHEGIYNIEMIEEKQNIIAIGSDAVSKIIFNDENRLERFPNLKDVREYVNRIDELILRKEKFLNERW
- the aspS gene encoding aspartate--tRNA ligase, which encodes MAVSINGLKRTVMCGEVTEEYIGKRITVMGWVQRKRNLGSLVFIDLRDIKGILQAVFGEEINKEAFAIADTLKSEYCVAITGEVVRRESPNNSMVTGQVELKGEEVVIFSESETPPIYIKEDLDAAENIRLKYRYLDLRRPDMQKLFVIRHKTTSIIRNYLSDHGFLEMETPILTKSTPEGARDYLVPSRNYNGQFYALPQSPQLFKQLLMVSGFDRYYQIAKCFRDEDLRANRQPEFTQVDMELSFVDMDDVMTLNEGLISKVFKEVLNVDVKTPFMRMPYKEAMDKYGSDKPDIRFGMEINDITNIVSDMDFVVFKSNIEEGGFVKAINFEGGAALGRKQIDKLVDFAKDHKAKGLIWIAYKEDGVKSSIAKFLSEEKANEIKEAMGAKDGDLVLIVSDAYKNAVESLGALRLHIAKEFDLIKNKDEFKFLWVTEFPLLSYDEEEKRYVAEHHPFTMPMDEDLELLTTDPLKVRAKAYDMVLNGEELGGGSIRIHDSKLQEKLFNTIGFSDEEAEEKFGFLLQAFKFGPPPHGGLAFGLDRMIMFLGGTDNIKDVITFPKNQNAACPMTEAPGMVDEKQLKELGIKVIEKEDK
- the hisS gene encoding histidine--tRNA ligase; translated protein: MAIQAPKGTKDLLPTESYKWQYLEENLRKIAHTYGCREIRTPIFESTELFLRGVGETTDVVQKEMYTFEDKGGRSVTLKPEGTSPAVRAFIESSLFNEAQPTKMYYFTPVFRYENVQKGRLRQHHQFGVEVFGAKDAAQDAEIISLAMSVFKNLGIKGLKLNINNIGCEKCRPKYNKALIEYLNSSKDDLCGTCLTRLEKNPLRILDCKVDKCKEITKNAPLIIDHVCDECKEHFEELKGYLEALGMEYTVNPFIVRGLDYYTKTVFEIINKDITVCGGGRYDRLIGEVGGPTMPAVGFGMGIERLLLTLSEEGIEIPEPVHIHLYVGSMDLESKKEALKLANKLRGEGIACEIDVTGRNLKPQMKYANKIKAAFTVILGSTEIEERKANFKRMSDGEITNISLDDIEAIAKLIKESL
- a CDS encoding ABC transporter ATP-binding protein is translated as MANLSLKNIYKIYPGDVVAVKDFNLEIEDKEFVIFVGPSGCGKSTTLRMIAGLEDISKGELYIGDKLMNDVAPKERDIAMVFQSYALYPHMSVYDNMAFALKLKKEPKDVIDKKVREAAKSLDIEHLLDRKPSALSGGQRQRVALGRSIVREPKVFLMDEPLSNLDAKLRVQMRTVISKLHHKLQTTFIYVTHDQVEAMTMGTKIVVMKDGIIQQVASPTELYDHPVNKFVGSFIGSPQMNFVDVTVVEENGTCYAKFGKEKVAVSDKIGESLRNKGYINKEVTMGIRPEHINYNKEQLQAYPNSVVKGEIENVEIMGAESYIHFNLGGNTIVSRVTGSTSLQVGNVTDFAMYDTKFHFFDKETELRIG